From the Osmerus eperlanus chromosome 19, fOsmEpe2.1, whole genome shotgun sequence genome, one window contains:
- the acaca gene encoding acetyl-CoA carboxylase 1 isoform X6, which produces MAQQDQKPAALLSHFTVGSVSEENSEDEVLGRQEEKERSLSPSSSISSDSTFEMGFDHVDGPLHNLRPSMSGLHLVKQGRDRRRMDLQRDFTVASPAEFVTRFGGNKVIEKVLIANNGIAAVKCMRSIRRWSYEMFRNERAIRFVVMVTPEDLKANAEYIKMADHYVPVPGGTNNNNYANVELILDIAKRIPVQAVWAGWGHASENPKLPELLHKNGIAFMGPPSQAMWALGDKIASSIVAQTAGIPTLPWSGRGLTVEWTESDQKKRVINVPPEVYDLGCIQDVEAGLKAAEEVGYPVMVKASEGGGGKGIRKVNTADDFPNLFRQVQAEVPGSPIFVMQLAKHARHLEVQILADQYGNAISLFGRDCSVQRRHQKIIEEAPATIANGDVFEDMERCAVKLAKMVGYVSAGTVEYLYSPDSSFYFLELNPRLQVEHPCTEMVADVNLPAAQLQIAMGIPLNRIKDIRMLYGVQPWGDCPIDFEALSTSPSPRGHVIAARITSENPDEGFKPSSGTVQELNFRSNKNVWGYFSVAAAGGLHEFADSQFGHCFSWGENREEAISNMVVALKELSIRGDFRTTVEYLIKLLETESFQHNSIDTGWLDRLISEKMQAERPDTMLGIVSGALHVADSNLRNSVSNFLHSLERGQVLPAHTLLNTVEVELIYEGTKYILKVTRQSPSSYVVIMNHSLVEVDVHRLSDGGVLLSYDGSSYTTYMKEEVDRYRVTIGNKTCVFERENDPSVLRSPSAGKLIQYSVEDGGHVFSGQCYAEIEVMKMVMTLTAAESGCIHYVKRAGAVLEPGCVIAKLQLDDPSRVQQAELHTGPLPCIQAVALRGEKLHRVFHSTLDHLVHIMSGYCLPEPFYSTKLKEWVERLMKTLRDPSLPLLELQDIMTSVSGRVPPAVDKAIRKEMAQYASNITSVLCQFPSQQIANILDSHAATLNRKSEREVFFMNTQSIVQLVQKYRSGIRGHMKAVVMDLLRQYLKVEVQFQNGHYDKCVFMLREENKGDMATVLNYIFSHAQVTKKNLLVTMLIDQLCGRDPTLTDELMTILTELTQLSKTTNAKVALRARQVLIASHLPSYELRHNQVESIFLSAIDMYGHQFCIENLQKLILSETSIFDVLPNFFYHSNQVVRMAALEVYVRRAYIAYELNSVQHRQLKDNTCIVEFQFMLPTSHPNRGNIPTLNRMSFSSNLNHYGVVSVTDVLLDTSFTPPCQRMGAMVSFRSFQEFCRNIKDVMSCFSDSPPPSPTFPEGGNPVLYGEEDSKGIQDEPIHILNIAIKTDSDIDDDGLASMFREFTQSKKSLLIEHGIRRLTFLVAQKDFRKQVNCEVDQRFHREFPKFFTFRARDKFEEDRIYRHLEPALAFQLELNRMRNFALTAIPCANHKMHLYLGAARVEVGTEVTDYRFFVRAIIRHSDLVTKEASFEYLHNEAERLLLEAMDELEVAFNNTTVRTDCNHIFLNFVPTVIMDPSKIEESVRSMVMRYGSRLWKLRVLQAELKINIRLTPTGKQIPIRLFLTNESGYYLDISLYKEVTDSRTGQVGPKDRQIMFQAYGDKQGPLHGMLINTPYVTKDLLQSKRFQAQSLGTTYVYDFPEMVRQALKKLWHSCQAQAHLPPCPLPSELLSFTELVLDAQGQLVQMNRLPGGNEIGMVAWRMTLRTPEYPSGREVVVISNDITHKIGSFGPQEDALFLQASEMSRASAIPRIYIAANSGARIGLAEEIRHMFHVAWHDPADPYKGFKYLYLTPQDYKKVSALNSVHCEHVEDEGESRYKITDIIGKEEGLGVENLKGSGMIAGESSLAYDEVITMNLVTCRAIGIGAYLVRLGQRTIQVENSHIILTGAGALNKVLGREVYTSNNQLGGVQIMHNNGVTHSTVCDDFEGVFTLLQWLSYMPKCASSPVPILKAKDPIDRLVEFLPTKAPYDPRWMLAGRPSQTPKGSWQSGFFDHGSFMEIMQPWAQSVVVGRARLGGIPTGVVAVETRSVELSIPADPANLDSEAKIIQQAGQVWFPDSAFKTAQAIRDLNREGLPLMVFANWRGFSGGMKDMYDQVLKFGAYIVDGLREYRQPVLVYIPPQAELRGGSWVVIDPTINPRHMEMYADKDSRGGVLEPEGTVEIKFRKKDLVKTMRRVDPVYTGLAEKLGTPELSQAERKELESKLKEREEFLLPIYHQVAVQFADLHDTPGRMQEKGVITDILEWRTSRQFFYWRLRRLLLEDTVKRKIQQANTELTDGQIQAMLRRWFVEAEGAVKAYLWDSNEEVVEWLERQLCEDEGARSVVDENIKYIRRDHILKHIRSLVQANPEVAMDSIVHMTQHISPTQRAEVVRILSTMDAPASS; this is translated from the exons ATGGCCCAGCAGGACCAGAAGCCCGCTGCCCTGCTCTCCCACTTCACGGTGGGCTCTGTGTCGGAGGAGAACTCTGAGGACGAGGtgctggggaggcaggaggaaaaggagcgctccctgtccccctcctcctccatcagctccGACAGCACCTTCGAGATGGGCTTCGACCACGTGGACGGGCCTCTGCATAACCTGAG GCCCAGCATGTCGGGGCTGCACCTGGTGAAGCAGGGTAGAGACCGCCGCCGCATGGACCTGCAGAGGGACTTCACCGTCGCCTCCCCGGCAGAGTTTGTCACACGCTTCGGGGGCAACAAGGTCATCGAGAAG GTCCTCATCGCCAACAACGGCATTGCCGCGGTGAAGTGCATGCGCTCCATCCGCCGCTGGTCGTACGAGATGTTCCGCAATGAGAGGGCCATCCGCTTCGTCGTCATGGTAACCCCGGAAGACCTAAAAGCCAATGCAG AGTACATAAAAATGGCAGACCATTATGTTCCTGTTCCCGGAGGGACCAACAACAATAATTATGCCAACGTGGAGCTCATTCTGGACATCGCTAAACGCATCCCTGTGCAG gcggTGTGGGCTGGGTGGGGTCACGCGTCAGAGAACCCCAAACTCCCTGAACTGCTTCATAAGAACGGCATCGCCTTCATGG gTCCTCCTAGCCAGGCCATGTGGGCTCTGGGGGACAAGATCGCCTCGTCCATCGTGGCCCAGACAGCTGGGATCCCCACCTTACCCTGGAGCGGGAGAG gtCTGACAGTGGAGTGGACAGAGAGTGACCAGAAGAAGAGGGTGATCAATGTTCCTCCGGAGGTGTATGACCTGGGCTGCATCCAGGATGTGGAGGCAGGATTGAAG GCTGCAGAGGAGGTGGGCTACCCTGTGATGGTGAAAGCTTCGGAGGGCGGCGGAGGGAAGGGCATCCGCAAGGTCAACACAGCAGATGACTTCCCCAACCTCTTCAGACAG GTCCAGGCGGAGGTTCCGGGCTCGCCCATCTTCGTGATGCAGCTGGCCAAGCACGCTCGGCACCTGGAGGTTCAGATCCTGGCCGACCAGTACGGCAACGCCATCTCCCTGTTTGGCCGGGACTGCTCAGTGCAGCGACGCCACCAGAAGATCATTGAGGAAGCTCCTGCCACCATCGCTAATGGAGACGTGTTTGAGGATATGGAGAGG TGTGCGGTGAAGCTGGCTAAGATGGTGGGCTATGTGAGTGCTGGGACGGTGGAGTATCTATACAGCCCAGACAGCAGCTTCTACTTCCTGGAGCTGAACCCCCGCCTGCAGGTGGAACACCCTTGCACCGAGATGGTGGCTGACGTCAACCTGCCCGCCGCACAGCTGCAG ATCGCCATGGGGATCCCCCTGAACCGGATCAAGGACATCCGGATGCTGTACGGGGTGCAGCCCTGGGGAGACTGTCCCATCGACTTCGAGGCTCTgtccacctccccctcaccccgggGACATGTCATTGCCGCCCGCATCACCAGCGAGAACCCAGACGAG GGTTTCAAGCCCAGTTCCGgcactgttcaggagctgaacttCCGCAGCAACAAGAACGTGTGGGGCTACTTCAGCGTGGCGGCGGCCGGGGGGCTGCACGAGTTCGCTGACTCCCAGTTTGGACACTGCTTCTCCTGGGGGGAGAACCGGGAGGAGGCCATCTC gaataTGGTGGTGGCTCTGAAAGAGCTGTCTATCCGAGGAGATTTCAGGACCACGGTGGAGTATCTCATCAAGCTGTTGGAGACAGAGAGCTTCCAACACAACAGCATTGACACTGGCTGGCTGGACCGACTTATCTCTGAGAAGATGCAG gcggAGCGTCCAGACACCATGCTGGGCATCGTAAGCGGGGCTCTCCATGTTGCTGACTCCAACCTCAGGAACAGCGTCTCCAACTTCCTGCATTCTCTGGAAAG GGGCCAGGTCCTCCCAGCCCACACGCTGCTCAACACTGTAGAGGTGGAGCTCATCTACGAGGGAACCAAGTACATCCTGAAGGTGACCCGCCAGTCCCCCAGCTCCTACGTGGTGATCATGAACCACTCCCTGGTAGAGGTGGACGTGCACAGGCTGAGCGACGGAGGTGTGCTGCTGTCCTACGATGGCAGCAGCTACACCACCTacatgaaggaggaggtggacag GTACCGTGTCACCATAGGGAACaagacgtgtgtgtttgagcgagAGAACGACCCGTCTGTGTTGCGTTCACCGTCGGCAGGGAAGTTGATCCAGTACAGCGTGGAAGATGGAGGACACGTGTTCTCTGGACAGTGCTATGCCGAGATAGAG gtgatgAAGATGGTTATGACTTTAACAGCAGCAGAGTCGGGGTGTATCCACTACGTGAAGCGTGCTGGGGCGGTGCTGGAGCCCGGCTGTGTGATCGCTAAACTGCAGCTGGACGACCCCAGCAGAGTCcagcag gcGGAGCTCCACACAGGCCCCCTGCCGTGTATCCAGGCTGTGgctctgagaggagagaagctaCACAGAGTGTTCCACAGCACTCTGGACCACCTGGTCCACATCATGAGTGGATACTGTCTGCCTGAGCCCTTCTACAGCACCAAG ctgaagGAGTGGGTGGAGCGTCTGATGAAGACCCTGCGCGACCCCTCGCTGCCCCTCCTGGAGCTGCAGGACATCATGACCAGTGTGTCTGGACGCGTCCCCCCCGCCGTGGACAAGGCTATCAGGAAGGAGATGGCCCAGTACGCCAGCAACATCACATCCGTGCTCTGCCAGTTCCCCAgccagcag ATCGCTAACATCCTGGACAGCCATGCTGCCACCctgaacaggaagtcagaaAGGGAGGTGTTCTTCATGAACACCCAGAGCATTGTCCAGTTGGTGCAGAA gtaccGCAGTGGGATTCGGGGCCACATGAAGGCAGTGGTGATGGACCTTCTCAGACAGTACCTCAAAGTAGAGGTCCAGTTCCAGAATG GACACTATGacaagtgtgtgttcatgctgcgTGAGGAGAACAAGGGGGACATGGCCACCGTGCTCAACTACATCTTCTCCCATGCTCAGGTCACCAAGAAGAACCTGCTGGTCACCATGCTCATC gaccagTTGTGTGGCAGGGATCCCACCCTGACAGACGAGCTGATGACCATCTTGACTGAGCTCACCCAGCTCAGCAAGACCACCAACGCCAAGGTGGCCCTGCGGGCACGCCAG gTGCTCAttgcctcccacctcccctcctatGAGCTGAGACACAACCAGGTGgagtccatctttctctctgccatcGACATGTACGGACACCAGTTCTGCATCGAGAACCTGCAG aaACTCATCCTGTCGGAGACGTCCATCTTTGATGTGCTGCCCAACTTCTTCTACCACAGCAACCAGGTAGTGAGGATGGCTGCCTTGGAG GTGTACGTGCGGAGAGCCTACATTGCCTACGAGCTGAACAGTGTCCAGCATCGGCAGCTGAAAGACAACACCTGCATTGTAGAATTCCAATTCATGCTGCCCACCTCTCACCCCAACAG AGGGAACATCCCCACTCTAAACAG AATGTCTTTCTCGTCCAACCTGAACCACTATGGGGTGGTGAGCGTGACGGATGTGCTGCTGGACACCTCCTTCACCCCGCCCTGCCAGCGCATGGGCGCCATGGTGTCCTTCCGCTCCTTCCAGGAGTTCTGCAG GAACATTAAAGATGTTATGAGCTGCTTCTCtgactctcctccccccagccccaccttcCCTGAGGGGGGCAATCCTGTGCTGTacggagaggaggacagcaag GGCATTCAGGACGAGCCCATCCACATCCTAAACATTGCCATCAAGACTGACAGTGACATCGATGATGACGGCCTAGCCTCCATGTTCAGAGAGTTCACCCAGTCCAAG AAATCCCTGCTGATCGAACATGGCATCCGTAGACTGACCTTCCTTGTGGCGCAGAAg GATTTCAGGAAGCAGGTGAACTGTGAGGTCGACCAGAGGTTTCAT AGAGAGTTCCCTAAGTTCTTCACCTTCCGTGCCAGAGACAAG TTCGAGGAGGACAGGATCTACCGTCACCTGGAGCCGGCTCTTGCCTTCCAGCTGGAGCTGAACCGCATGAGGAACTTTGCCCTGACTGCCATCCCCTGTGCCAACCACAAGATGCACCTGTACCTGGGTGCCGCCCGCGTGGAGGTGGGCACCGAGGTCACGGACTACCGCTTCTTTGTGAGGGCCATCATCCGCCACTCAGACCTGGTTACCAAG GAAGCCTCGTTTGAGTACCTCCACAACGAGGCTGAGCGGCTGCTGTTGGAGGCCATGGATGAGCTGGAGGTGGCGTTCAACAACACCACCGTCCGTACAGACTGCAACCACATCTTCCTCAACTTTGTCCCCACCGTCATCATGGACCCCTCCAAG ATCGAGGAGTCGGTGCGCTCCATGGTGATGCGCTACGGTAGCCGCCTGTGGAAGCTGCGCGTGCTGCAGGCTGAACTGAAGATCAACATCCGGCTGACACCCACGGGGAAGCAGATCCCCATCCGGCTGTTCCTCACCAACGAGTCTGGATACTACCTGGACATCAGCCTGTACAAGGAGGTCACTGACTCCCGCACCGGACAGGTGGGGCCCAAAGACCGTCAG aTCATGTTCCAGGCGTATGGGGACAAGCAGGGGCCCCTGCATGGCATGCTCATCAACACCCCGTACGTCACCAAGGACCTGCTGCAGTCCAAGCGCTTCCAGGCCCAGTCTCTGGGGACCACCTATGTGTACGACTTCCCTGAGATGGTCAGGCAG GCTCTGAAGAAACTGTGGCACTCCTGCCAGGCGCAGGCccacctgcctccctgccccctgccctcaGAGCTGCTCAGCTTCACTGAGCTGGTGCTGGATGCTCAGGGCCAGCTGGTGCAGATGAACCGCCTACCCGGGGGCAACGAG ATCGGCATGGTAGCATGGAGGATGACCCTGCGGACTCCGGAGTACCCGTCCGGGCGCGAGGTGGTAGTCATTAGCAACGACATCACACACAAGATCGGCTCGTTCGGGCCCCAGGAGGacgccctgttcctgcaggcctCGGAGATGTCTCGTGCCAGTGCCATCCCACGCATCTACATCGCTGCCAACAGCGGCGCCCGCATCGGCCTGGCGGAGGAGATCAGACACATGTTCCATGTGGCCTGGCATGACCCAGCTGACCCCTACAAG GGCTTCAAGTACCTGTACCTGACCCCCCAGGACTACAAGAAGGTGTCGGCCCTCAACTCTGTCCACTGTGAGCAtgtggaggatgaaggagagtcCAG GTACAAGATCACTGACATCATTGgcaaggaggaggggctgggggtagAGAACCTGAAGGGTTCTGGGATGATTGCAGGAGAATCCTCCCTGGCCTACGATGAGGTCATCACCATGAACCTG GTGACCTGCAGAGCCATAGGGATCGGGGCCTACCTGGTGCGGCTGGGCCAGAGGACCATTCAGGTGGAAAACTCTCACATCATCCTCACTGGCGCCGGAGCGCTCAACAAG GTGCTGGGCAGGGAGGTGTACACCTCTAACaaccagctgggtggagtgcagATCATGCACAACAACGGTGTGACCCACAGCACGGTGTGCGACGACTTCGAGGGTGTGTTCACCCTCCTGCAGTGGCTCTCCTACATGCCCAAg TGTGCGTCCAGTCCGGTGCCCATCCTCAAGGCCAAGGACCCCATCGACCGGCTGGTTGAGTTCCTGCCGACCAAGGCTCCCTACGACCCCCGCTGGATGCTGGCTGGCCGCCCCAGCCAGA ctCCTAAGGGTTCCTGGCAGAGCGGCTTCTTTGACCACGGCTCTTTCATGGAGATCATGCAGCCCTGGGCTCAGAGTGTGGTGGTGGGCAGGGccag GCTGGGGGGCATACCCACGGGAGTGGTTGCCGTGGAAACCAGATCAGTGGAGCTGTCGATCCCGGCCGACCCGGCCAACCTGGACTCAGAGGCCAAG ATCATCCAGCAGGCGGGCCAGGTGTGGTTCCCAGACTCGGCCTTCAAGACTGCCCAGGCCATCAGGGACCTGAACCGAGAGGGGCTGCCGCTCATGGTGTTCGCCAACTGGAGGGGCTTCTCAGGGGGCATGAAAG acatgTATGACCAGGTGCTGAAATTCGGGGCCTACATTGTGGACGGTCTGAGGGAGTACCGGCAGCCGGTACTGGTGTACATCCCCCCCCAGGCTGAGCTCCGGGGGGGCTCCTGGGTGGTCATAGACCCCACCATCAACCCCCGGCACATGGAGATGTATGCTGACAAGGACAGCCG